A portion of the Micromonospora tarapacensis genome contains these proteins:
- a CDS encoding transposase family protein, producing MPALPSSLISSLSGAPAVTVHEAAAGLPAALADLPDPRARRGVRHRLTVVVTAAVCAVVAGYRSYTAIAEWIADVPAATVVALGIAPDRRPSEAMIRRLLQALDPDLLTAAISDWVASRNTATPPVGRQAIAVDGKTLRGSRATDTAAWHVLAACDQSARRDPGDKP from the coding sequence ATGCCCGCTCTGCCATCATCGCTGATCTCGTCTCTGTCCGGCGCGCCGGCTGTCACCGTGCACGAAGCCGCTGCTGGGCTGCCCGCAGCACTGGCCGATCTGCCGGATCCTCGCGCCCGTCGCGGTGTCCGGCACCGGTTGACCGTGGTGGTGACCGCGGCGGTCTGTGCCGTGGTGGCCGGCTACCGCTCCTACACCGCGATCGCCGAGTGGATCGCTGACGTCCCCGCTGCGACCGTCGTCGCGTTAGGTATCGCCCCGGACCGGCGCCCGTCGGAGGCGATGATCCGCCGGTTGTTGCAGGCCCTGGACCCGGACCTACTGACCGCGGCCATCAGCGACTGGGTCGCCAGCCGGAACACGGCCACACCGCCGGTGGGCAGGCAGGCGATTGCCGTGGACGGCAAGACACTGCGCGGCTCCCGCGCCACCGACACCGCCGCCTGGCACGTCCTGGCCGCCTGCGACCAGTCGGCTCGACGAGATCCAGGAGACAAGCCCTAG
- a CDS encoding NUDIX hydrolase: MELASLLDSLNAEAERDGVQQLVVGAVVQHDGKVLLLQRPDDDFMGGIFELPSGKVEAGEALDAALIREVREESGLDVAAIRDYLGSFDYTSGSGKKSRQFNFAVDVASREPIELQEHDAYTWTPLTEELPVTDAVKDVLSRYRELHVA; encoded by the coding sequence ATGGAACTCGCTTCCCTTCTCGATAGTCTGAACGCTGAAGCCGAGCGTGACGGCGTTCAACAACTCGTCGTCGGCGCGGTCGTCCAGCATGACGGCAAGGTGCTGCTGCTCCAGCGCCCCGACGACGACTTCATGGGCGGCATTTTCGAGCTTCCCAGCGGCAAGGTCGAGGCGGGTGAGGCGCTGGACGCCGCCCTGATCCGCGAGGTGAGGGAGGAAAGCGGCCTTGACGTGGCCGCAATTCGTGACTACCTCGGCAGCTTCGACTACACGTCGGGCAGCGGCAAGAAGAGCCGTCAGTTCAACTTTGCGGTGGATGTGGCCAGCCGTGAGCCAATCGAACTTCAGGAGCACGACGCCTACACGTGGACGCCGCTCACCGAGGAACTGCCGGTGACGGACGCCGTAAAGGATGTGCTGAGTAGGTACCGGGAACTGCACGTAGCGTAG
- a CDS encoding DegT/DnrJ/EryC1/StrS family aminotransferase yields MTSPLALLGGPPTVTQTTPHFTWPPLDDQSEAAVMSQLRRSISIYDRSGVVERLEEELCEYHGVTHAVLTSSGTAALHSMYAACGLGPGDEVIVPAYTFFATVTPLLHLGATPVLADCDESGNLGSKDVAQRITERTKAVVVSHMWGVPAAMQALKAITDEHDLMLLEDASHAHGASIDGQRVGTFGWAAAFSMNGPKPLSAGEGGFVLTDDDEVYYRVLLHGQYNKRCRSELPRGHNLYDYAVTGMGLKFRIHPLAAAIALDQLGRLDHYLTERATTAAYLSERLSELPGVIAPELPLGVRASWYGLPLQYATNELDRLPVERFYKALQAEGCREVDRPGSTCPLNLLPLFQRPEPLFPEYSDKVSYSPGDFPNAEAIHHNTLKLPVWHGKEDMPLVDRYIDAFRKVIENYCDLLG; encoded by the coding sequence GTGACTTCACCTCTGGCGCTGCTCGGCGGCCCGCCGACCGTCACTCAGACCACGCCGCATTTCACCTGGCCCCCGTTGGATGACCAGAGCGAGGCGGCCGTCATGAGCCAGCTTCGCCGCAGCATCTCGATCTACGACCGGTCGGGGGTGGTCGAACGCCTGGAGGAAGAACTGTGCGAGTACCACGGCGTCACGCACGCGGTGCTCACCAGCTCGGGCACGGCAGCGCTGCACTCAATGTACGCGGCCTGCGGGCTCGGCCCCGGTGATGAGGTCATCGTGCCCGCCTACACCTTCTTCGCCACGGTGACGCCGCTGCTGCACCTGGGTGCCACGCCGGTGCTGGCCGACTGCGACGAGTCCGGCAACCTCGGCTCCAAGGACGTGGCCCAGCGCATCACCGAGCGAACGAAGGCTGTCGTCGTCAGTCACATGTGGGGCGTGCCGGCCGCGATGCAGGCGCTCAAAGCCATCACCGACGAGCACGACCTCATGCTGTTGGAGGACGCCTCCCACGCCCACGGCGCGAGCATCGACGGGCAACGGGTCGGCACCTTCGGCTGGGCGGCGGCCTTCAGCATGAACGGCCCCAAGCCGCTGTCGGCCGGTGAGGGCGGCTTCGTCCTGACCGACGACGATGAGGTCTACTACCGGGTGTTGCTGCACGGCCAGTACAACAAGCGCTGCCGGAGCGAGCTGCCGCGCGGCCACAACCTCTACGACTATGCCGTGACCGGCATGGGCCTCAAGTTCCGCATACACCCGCTGGCTGCTGCCATCGCGCTTGACCAGCTCGGCCGCTTGGACCACTACCTGACAGAGCGTGCCACCACCGCGGCCTACCTGTCCGAGCGGCTGTCTGAGCTGCCGGGCGTCATCGCGCCCGAGCTGCCGCTCGGTGTGCGCGCTTCGTGGTATGGCCTGCCGCTCCAGTACGCCACGAACGAGCTGGATCGCCTCCCGGTCGAGCGCTTCTACAAAGCATTGCAGGCCGAAGGCTGCCGCGAGGTCGACCGGCCCGGCTCGACCTGTCCGCTCAACCTGTTGCCGCTGTTCCAGCGACCAGAACCGCTATTCCCCGAATATTCCGACAAGGTGAGCTATTCGCCCGGCGATTTTCCGAACGCGGAGGCGATTCACCACAACACCCTCAAGCTTCCCGTCTGGCACGGTAAGGAGGATATGCCGCTGGTCGATCGCTACATCGACGCATTCCGCAAGGTGATAGAGAATTACTGCGACCTGCTAGGATAA
- a CDS encoding Gfo/Idh/MocA family protein, whose product MATLSALEPAAVVALNSLRKGRRQVKLRAGVVGLGKQAPEDHIPGLQSSDGAELVAICDENPEIVRENQYQLRVNGYTDFREMFRSEQLDLVIVTVPHHVGRAVIETAAEHRVHVLKEKPFATTLSEAQELAKLCGESGIHLMVTLQRRFNPIYTSFTQLADQIGTPFVVDAQYTQHITDPSEGWRGISAKAGGGCVIDMGYHLIDMILWYFGLPDRVLADLSVEARPDRTYDAEDTALIHFGYDSGLYGSLLLSRFIGPKTEQIRLVGSRGIIHLERGRIRRLTNGGEAIESLSREQSWPSAATSQIDYFCRVIEGLRPNVSGPKENLAHMSFIAACYESAKTHAYINPKEML is encoded by the coding sequence ATGGCGACGCTTTCCGCACTTGAACCAGCGGCCGTGGTCGCACTGAACAGTCTCAGGAAAGGGCGTCGGCAAGTGAAACTGCGAGCTGGCGTGGTCGGGCTCGGCAAGCAAGCGCCCGAAGACCACATTCCAGGGCTGCAATCATCCGATGGCGCCGAACTGGTTGCCATATGCGATGAAAACCCCGAGATCGTGCGGGAGAATCAGTACCAGCTCCGGGTGAACGGCTATACCGATTTTCGCGAGATGTTCAGGAGCGAACAGCTCGACTTGGTGATCGTCACCGTGCCGCATCACGTCGGCCGGGCGGTTATCGAGACGGCGGCTGAGCACCGGGTGCATGTTCTCAAGGAGAAGCCGTTTGCAACCACGCTGAGCGAAGCGCAAGAGCTTGCCAAGCTGTGCGGCGAGTCGGGCATCCATCTCATGGTGACGCTGCAACGGCGTTTCAACCCGATCTATACCAGCTTCACTCAGCTTGCCGACCAAATCGGTACGCCGTTCGTGGTAGACGCCCAGTACACGCAGCACATCACCGACCCATCTGAAGGCTGGCGTGGTATCTCGGCCAAGGCTGGCGGTGGCTGCGTTATCGACATGGGCTACCACCTGATTGACATGATCCTCTGGTACTTCGGCCTGCCGGATCGCGTCCTGGCGGACCTGTCGGTTGAGGCCCGGCCGGATCGGACCTACGACGCCGAGGACACCGCGCTTATCCACTTCGGCTACGACAGCGGCCTGTACGGCTCGTTGCTGCTGTCGCGCTTCATCGGCCCGAAGACTGAACAAATCCGCCTGGTCGGTAGCCGCGGCATCATTCACCTGGAGCGCGGCCGTATCCGACGGCTGACCAACGGCGGGGAGGCCATCGAGTCGCTATCGCGCGAGCAGTCCTGGCCGTCCGCCGCCACCTCGCAAATCGACTACTTCTGCCGCGTGATCGAAGGCTTGCGGCCCAACGTCAGCGGCCCGAAAGAGAACTTGGCACACATGAGCTTCATCGCGGCCTGCTACGAGTCCGCGAAGACGCACGCCTACATCAACCCCAAGGAGATGCTGTGA
- a CDS encoding dTMP kinase produces the protein MLVSFEGQDGAGKTALLIAVRDVLAAEGMSSVVVEEFSGSPYGQQLIEAVARDKFLRPVPGEAATFRTRALEVVADLYYQDEREIGPALEHGSIVLKDRHLDTILYTLTPTLVAAGAVGDESRALTWLSVLCSELRHRPALTVYADVALSVRLERIRARQRHLREDRANEVSPEDLAVFAVRERIARRLITEEPGRFLVLDNSNRSLTERAATIIEAIHTRLAQPEKGQR, from the coding sequence ATGCTCGTTTCCTTCGAGGGTCAGGACGGAGCCGGTAAAACCGCGCTCCTCATAGCCGTGCGCGATGTGCTCGCGGCCGAGGGCATGTCTTCCGTCGTGGTCGAGGAGTTCTCGGGCAGTCCATACGGCCAGCAGCTCATTGAGGCCGTCGCCCGGGACAAGTTCCTGCGGCCCGTGCCAGGTGAGGCCGCGACCTTTCGCACGCGAGCCCTGGAGGTCGTGGCCGACCTCTATTACCAGGACGAGCGCGAGATAGGGCCAGCGCTGGAGCACGGCAGCATCGTGCTCAAAGATCGCCACCTGGACACCATCCTCTACACCCTGACGCCCACCCTCGTTGCTGCTGGCGCGGTCGGGGACGAGAGCCGGGCCCTGACCTGGCTCAGCGTCTTGTGCAGCGAGCTGCGGCACCGCCCAGCGTTGACGGTGTATGCGGACGTGGCGCTCTCGGTACGGCTGGAGCGAATTCGAGCCCGTCAGAGGCATTTGCGCGAAGACCGGGCGAACGAAGTCAGCCCCGAAGACCTTGCGGTGTTCGCGGTCCGTGAACGCATTGCCCGGCGACTCATAACCGAGGAGCCGGGCCGGTTTCTTGTACTCGACAACTCCAATCGATCACTCACAGAGAGGGCGGCGACAATCATTGAAGCTATCCATACTCGGCTGGCCCAACCAGAGAAGGGTCAACGGTGA
- a CDS encoding ATP-binding protein — protein MTAVVERMAPAVPRREARQIRAADRMTFAALLTAVGCARLFVKYALQNWNIGREQIETAELLTSELVTNAVKSTGIIEPHPAYTTLNHLALVHVRLLLFDRSVVLEVWDADPNPPVMKEQTLDAEGGRGLFLVATMSRRWNYYHPKDGGKFVWCETGLPPWPTESDTTELPRVLPRRKRYTGAVPSHRSYA, from the coding sequence ATGACCGCCGTCGTGGAGAGAATGGCTCCAGCCGTGCCCAGACGAGAAGCCCGTCAGATACGCGCTGCGGATCGGATGACGTTCGCCGCACTCTTGACGGCTGTGGGCTGTGCGCGCCTGTTCGTCAAGTACGCGCTCCAGAACTGGAATATCGGGCGCGAACAGATCGAGACCGCCGAACTGCTGACGTCGGAGCTAGTCACCAACGCGGTCAAGTCCACCGGCATTATCGAGCCGCACCCGGCCTACACCACGCTCAACCACCTGGCGCTGGTCCATGTCCGGCTGCTGCTGTTCGACCGCAGCGTAGTGCTGGAGGTCTGGGACGCCGACCCCAACCCGCCCGTTATGAAAGAACAGACGCTCGACGCCGAAGGCGGCCGTGGCCTGTTCCTCGTGGCGACGATGAGCCGCCGTTGGAACTACTACCACCCGAAGGATGGCGGCAAATTCGTGTGGTGCGAAACCGGCCTCCCGCCGTGGCCAACCGAAAGCGACACCACTGAGCTTCCGCGCGTTCTGCCGCGCCGCAAGCGCTACACGGGGGCCGTACCGTCCCATCGAAGTTATGCGTGA
- a CDS encoding recombinase family protein, translated as MEQTRSTAFRESDSLAISANAGGVTLRREKPLTNWAGPAMLPPTPSPVWPSKPVEANVRPLALGYFRVSSGTSGERAKQFRDDIAAYATREGFTLGEVYSDFYESQASGFSALVDALERGEARHVIVPALYHFARSPGIQLPFKEMLERKTGACVVVMYPSPEAST; from the coding sequence ATGGAACAGACCAGATCAACCGCTTTCCGGGAATCCGATTCGCTCGCCATTTCCGCTAACGCGGGCGGCGTGACCTTGCGGCGCGAGAAGCCGCTCACGAACTGGGCCGGACCGGCGATGCTGCCCCCGACGCCGTCGCCGGTCTGGCCCTCCAAGCCCGTGGAGGCGAATGTGCGGCCACTGGCACTTGGCTATTTTCGCGTCTCATCCGGTACGTCCGGGGAACGGGCTAAGCAATTCCGCGACGACATCGCGGCCTATGCGACACGGGAAGGCTTCACCCTCGGCGAGGTCTACTCGGACTTCTACGAGTCGCAGGCCTCCGGTTTTTCAGCGCTTGTCGATGCGCTGGAACGAGGCGAAGCCCGGCATGTCATCGTCCCGGCGCTCTATCACTTTGCCCGCTCGCCCGGCATCCAGTTGCCCTTTAAAGAGATGCTGGAGCGCAAGACGGGCGCGTGCGTTGTGGTCATGTATCCGAGCCCGGAGGCATCAACATGA
- a CDS encoding helix-turn-helix domain-containing protein → MASRRQRFAQRRKAVGFSQEGLAERLGIDRSTVARWESGETEPLPWLRPKLARVLQVAIEQLDELLAEAGEPEALADERLSYALEHPRSADLVAVARLRERVHDLDTRYDMAPSTSLLADAGQCLGQVSFLRAHATTSRVRRELFAVEAEAATLMGQLVWDASQRRDHTTARAYLDQAVDAARQLRDPTAEGLALLRTSFVALYGEKNPDAGLTLAMQTAETVKGSSDVLTGLAVLHAAEARAMLGQRQECEQSLGEAEGCFERIGAADGAADLFSPTQHGRLAGSCYLFLQDAKRAEPILDSTAQAMRDRSKSQAIVLGNLALARIRQQKLDEAAATLHSAIDVVEMTWGGGGLNIVFGAGRELRPWREVPVVQDVYDRLLTLMAAA, encoded by the coding sequence ATGGCGTCACGGCGGCAGCGCTTCGCGCAGCGCCGCAAGGCGGTCGGCTTCAGCCAGGAAGGGCTTGCCGAACGGCTCGGCATTGACCGTTCCACCGTGGCCCGCTGGGAGTCCGGCGAGACAGAGCCCTTGCCGTGGCTGCGGCCCAAGCTGGCGCGCGTCCTCCAGGTCGCGATCGAGCAACTTGACGAGCTGCTGGCTGAGGCCGGTGAGCCCGAAGCGCTGGCGGATGAGCGGCTGAGTTACGCCTTGGAACATCCGCGCAGCGCGGACCTGGTAGCGGTCGCGCGGCTACGGGAGCGCGTGCACGACCTCGACACCCGGTACGACATGGCACCATCAACCTCGCTGCTGGCCGACGCTGGGCAGTGTCTTGGTCAGGTGTCCTTCCTACGGGCGCACGCGACCACCAGTCGTGTCCGCCGGGAACTGTTCGCAGTCGAAGCTGAGGCGGCCACGCTCATGGGTCAGCTCGTCTGGGACGCCTCGCAGCGCCGCGACCACACCACGGCCCGCGCCTACCTCGACCAGGCGGTTGACGCTGCCCGGCAGCTGCGTGATCCGACTGCGGAGGGGCTGGCGCTGCTGCGGACCAGCTTCGTGGCGCTCTATGGCGAGAAGAACCCGGACGCCGGGCTGACGTTGGCGATGCAGACGGCGGAGACCGTCAAGGGCAGCAGCGATGTTCTGACGGGTCTGGCCGTGCTCCATGCCGCCGAAGCGCGGGCCATGCTCGGGCAGCGGCAGGAGTGCGAACAGTCGCTCGGCGAGGCTGAGGGCTGCTTCGAGCGGATCGGGGCCGCGGACGGGGCGGCTGACCTGTTTTCGCCGACGCAGCATGGACGGCTGGCGGGTTCCTGCTACTTGTTCTTGCAAGACGCCAAGCGGGCCGAGCCGATCCTTGACAGCACCGCACAGGCCATGCGTGACCGGTCAAAGTCGCAGGCCATTGTGCTCGGCAACTTGGCGCTGGCCCGCATCCGTCAGCAGAAGCTCGACGAAGCCGCCGCCACGCTGCACAGTGCCATAGACGTGGTAGAGATGACTTGGGGTGGCGGCGGGCTCAACATCGTCTTCGGGGCTGGCCGGGAACTACGGCCCTGGCGAGAGGTCCCGGTTGTCCAGGACGTGTACGACCGCCTGCTCACCCTGATGGCAGCGGCATAG
- a CDS encoding 5-formyltetrahydrofolate cyclo-ligase codes for MDTDQAKQTIRERVWALLEQERAVSLGVHGRIPAFFGAEAAADRLAELPVWRSARVVKAVPDKAQLPVRARALTEGKLVYMAVPKLAEALPFYLLDPVTLTVPPSEAASSKVAATVARKIGVDEMRPVDLIVCGSVAVNRHGVRLGKGAGYSDIEVALLQEAGLIGPSTTIVTTVHSLQVVDDELPETKHDFSVDLIVTPDEVVQCGPSRRPQRLYWDSLSQEKIEAIPVLAALAKNRSA; via the coding sequence GTGGACACTGACCAGGCCAAGCAGACGATCAGGGAACGAGTGTGGGCGCTCCTGGAGCAGGAGCGTGCTGTATCGCTGGGTGTCCACGGCCGCATCCCGGCGTTCTTCGGGGCTGAGGCCGCCGCTGACCGCCTGGCCGAGCTGCCTGTCTGGCGGTCGGCCCGAGTCGTGAAGGCCGTACCGGACAAGGCGCAGCTCCCCGTCCGGGCGCGGGCACTTACTGAGGGCAAGCTCGTCTATATGGCCGTGCCCAAACTGGCCGAAGCCCTGCCGTTCTACCTGCTCGACCCGGTGACGCTGACCGTACCGCCGAGCGAGGCCGCGTCGAGCAAGGTCGCCGCAACAGTCGCGCGGAAGATCGGCGTGGACGAGATGCGTCCCGTAGACCTCATCGTGTGCGGCAGCGTGGCCGTCAACCGGCACGGGGTGCGTCTGGGCAAGGGCGCGGGCTACTCGGACATCGAGGTAGCGCTGTTGCAGGAGGCTGGGCTGATCGGGCCGAGCACGACGATCGTGACCACCGTGCATTCGTTGCAGGTGGTAGACGACGAGCTGCCCGAGACCAAGCACGATTTCAGCGTCGATCTGATCGTGACGCCGGACGAGGTTGTCCAGTGTGGGCCGTCGCGTCGCCCGCAACGGCTGTACTGGGACAGTTTGAGCCAGGAGAAGATCGAAGCGATTCCGGTGTTGGCTGCACTAGCGAAGAATCGCAGCGCGTGA
- a CDS encoding CehA/McbA family metallohydrolase, whose protein sequence is MSGHHPHHCHHDHGSDDQVPYGQVHLTAGFGRRALLAGAGGALMLAALPTSARAASTAMADAPTAAAGAGRTSMITQGTMLVHADMHNHTVMSDGDGSAAAAFASMREAGLDVAALTDHATIFSIEGLSSSEWRTTGDLANAANDPGRFTAIRGFEWSHPLQGHINVWNSSDFADLLRAGSPGSLYRWLTGRPGSLASFNHPGREVGRFNNFSFNASARDQFVGLEMFNRTDDYLFEGWSSGLTSPLVACLNAGWRPGLTGVTDEHGTTWGFHEGKGRSGLWVTENTRAAVFEAMAARRSFATRVSGLRVDATANGVRMGGVLDVTSGDVRFLLDLDRGPAWDGKPLRVQVLRPGTSAPTVVDVIDTVNGQVTDFTVPLDVADGDWVVLRISDPSLPNGSPGPAGHPCNDFGVAYTSPWWLRP, encoded by the coding sequence ATGAGCGGACATCATCCCCACCACTGCCATCACGACCACGGATCCGACGACCAGGTGCCGTACGGCCAGGTGCACCTCACTGCGGGCTTCGGCCGGCGGGCGCTCCTGGCCGGCGCCGGCGGCGCGCTGATGCTGGCCGCGCTGCCGACCTCGGCCCGGGCGGCCAGCACGGCGATGGCCGACGCCCCGACCGCGGCGGCCGGCGCCGGCCGGACGTCCATGATCACCCAGGGCACGATGCTGGTCCATGCCGACATGCACAACCACACGGTCATGTCGGACGGCGACGGCAGCGCCGCGGCGGCGTTCGCGTCGATGCGCGAGGCCGGTCTGGACGTCGCCGCGCTGACTGATCATGCCACGATCTTCTCCATCGAAGGGCTCAGTTCGTCGGAGTGGCGGACCACCGGTGACCTGGCGAACGCGGCCAACGACCCGGGTCGGTTCACCGCGATCCGCGGGTTCGAGTGGTCACATCCGCTACAGGGGCACATCAACGTCTGGAACAGCTCCGACTTCGCCGACCTGCTGCGGGCCGGCAGCCCCGGCAGCCTGTACAGGTGGCTGACCGGCCGGCCCGGAAGTCTGGCCAGCTTCAACCACCCCGGCCGGGAGGTGGGCCGGTTCAACAACTTCTCCTTCAACGCCTCGGCCCGGGATCAGTTCGTCGGACTGGAGATGTTCAACCGCACCGACGACTACCTCTTCGAGGGCTGGTCGTCGGGCCTGACGTCGCCGCTGGTGGCCTGCCTGAACGCCGGCTGGCGGCCGGGTCTGACCGGCGTCACCGACGAGCACGGCACGACCTGGGGCTTCCACGAGGGTAAGGGCCGCAGTGGGCTGTGGGTCACCGAGAACACCCGCGCCGCGGTGTTCGAGGCGATGGCCGCCCGCCGCTCCTTCGCCACCCGCGTCTCGGGGCTGCGGGTGGACGCCACGGCCAATGGCGTCCGCATGGGTGGGGTGCTGGACGTGACCTCGGGCGACGTACGGTTCCTGCTGGATCTGGACCGCGGCCCGGCCTGGGACGGCAAGCCCCTGCGGGTCCAGGTCCTCCGTCCCGGCACCTCGGCGCCGACCGTCGTCGACGTCATCGACACGGTCAACGGCCAGGTCACCGACTTCACCGTGCCGCTCGACGTCGCCGACGGCGACTGGGTGGTGCTCCGGATCTCCGACCCGTCCCTGCCCAACGGCAGTCCCGGCCCGGCCGGCCATCCGTGCAACGACTTCGGGGTGGCCTACACCAGCCCCTGGTGGCTGCGGCCCTGA
- a CDS encoding S1C family serine protease: MTRRSRWVALLGSAAMLIATDAVTDLAVLRAERADLPPAPFRTELPPPGEPVVALGSPLGFLNSVTAGIVSGVGREIPGSASQGNALVDLIQTDAAISPGNSGGALADHGGRVIGINDAYLPPQTGAVSIGFAIPAATALDIADDLLDDGRVTQPYLGVAVARLTPQIAQSLNAGTDRGVLVRDVDPDGPSAAADLRPGDIVTQQVAGERTDTLEAFLGALRSVEPGERVPVTYLRDGDAGSTTVTSTAATR, encoded by the coding sequence GTGACGCGCCGATCGCGCTGGGTGGCACTGCTGGGCAGTGCAGCGATGCTGATCGCCACCGACGCCGTCACCGACCTCGCCGTGCTCCGCGCCGAGCGTGCCGACCTGCCGCCCGCCCCGTTCCGCACCGAACTGCCCCCGCCTGGCGAGCCGGTGGTCGCCCTCGGCAGCCCGCTGGGCTTCCTCAACAGTGTCACCGCGGGCATCGTCTCCGGCGTCGGCCGGGAGATCCCCGGATCGGCGAGCCAGGGCAACGCCCTGGTCGATCTGATCCAGACCGACGCGGCCATCTCGCCCGGCAACTCGGGCGGCGCGCTCGCCGACCATGGCGGCCGGGTGATCGGCATCAACGACGCCTACCTGCCGCCGCAGACCGGCGCGGTGTCCATCGGGTTCGCGATTCCCGCCGCCACCGCCTTGGACATCGCCGACGACCTGCTCGACGACGGCCGGGTCACCCAGCCGTACCTCGGGGTGGCGGTGGCCCGGCTGACCCCGCAGATCGCCCAGTCGCTGAACGCCGGCACCGATCGCGGGGTACTGGTCCGGGACGTGGACCCGGACGGTCCGTCGGCCGCGGCCGACCTGCGTCCGGGGGACATCGTGACGCAGCAGGTGGCCGGTGAGCGCACCGACACGCTGGAGGCGTTCCTCGGCGCACTGCGGTCGGTCGAGCCCGGCGAGCGTGTCCCGGTGACCTACCTGCGCGACGGCGACGCCGGCAGCACGACCGTCACCTCGACCGCGGCCACGCGCTGA
- a CDS encoding aldo/keto reductase: MEYRRLGASGLTVPALSFGAGTFGGSGPLFGAWGNTDAREARRLVDVCLDAGVTMFDTADVYSDGASEEVLGQAIKGRRAAVLVSTKSGLPTGDGPNDAGTSRARLIRSVDAALRRLGTDYIDLFQLHAFDAGTPVEEVVSTLDDLVRDGKIRYLGASNFAGWQLMKSLAAAERDHRRRYVAHQVYYSLVGRDYEWELLPLGLDQGVGAMVWSPLGWGRLTGKIRRDTPPPPASRLHATAAYGPPVDDELLFRVVDVLEELSRETGRAVPQIAVNWLLRRPTVATVIIGARNEEQLRQNIGAVGWSLTPEQITRLDAASTRTAPYPYFPYQRQEGFARLNPSPVAPAA; this comes from the coding sequence ATGGAGTACCGACGACTCGGGGCATCCGGGCTCACCGTGCCCGCCCTCAGCTTCGGCGCCGGCACCTTCGGCGGTTCCGGACCCCTCTTCGGCGCCTGGGGCAACACGGATGCGCGCGAGGCACGACGCCTCGTGGACGTCTGTCTGGACGCCGGAGTGACAATGTTCGACACCGCCGACGTGTACTCCGACGGCGCCTCCGAGGAGGTGCTGGGGCAGGCGATCAAGGGCCGACGCGCCGCCGTGCTCGTCTCGACCAAGAGCGGCCTGCCGACCGGTGACGGGCCGAACGACGCGGGAACGTCCCGGGCCCGGCTCATCCGATCGGTCGACGCGGCGCTGCGCCGACTCGGCACCGACTACATCGACCTGTTCCAGCTGCACGCCTTCGATGCCGGAACGCCCGTCGAAGAGGTCGTGTCGACGCTGGACGACCTGGTGCGGGACGGCAAGATCCGCTACCTCGGCGCATCCAACTTCGCCGGCTGGCAGCTCATGAAGTCTCTCGCTGCCGCCGAGCGGGACCACCGCCGCCGCTACGTCGCCCATCAGGTCTACTACTCCCTGGTCGGCCGGGACTACGAGTGGGAGCTGCTTCCCCTGGGCCTCGACCAGGGCGTCGGAGCCATGGTCTGGAGCCCGCTCGGCTGGGGAAGGCTCACCGGCAAGATCCGCCGCGATACGCCGCCACCGCCCGCGAGCCGGCTGCACGCGACCGCCGCCTACGGCCCGCCGGTCGACGACGAGCTGCTGTTCCGCGTCGTGGACGTCCTCGAAGAACTGTCCCGCGAGACCGGCCGGGCGGTGCCGCAGATCGCGGTGAACTGGCTGCTACGACGACCCACCGTAGCCACCGTCATCATCGGCGCCCGCAACGAGGAGCAACTGCGGCAGAACATCGGCGCTGTCGGCTGGTCGCTCACGCCCGAACAGATAACCCGGCTCGACGCTGCCAGCACCCGGACGGCACCGTACCCGTACTTCCCCTATCAGCGGCAAGAAGGCTTCGCCAGGCTCAACCCTTCACCGGTCGCGCCTGCCGCCTGA